Proteins from one Streptomyces sp. NBC_00390 genomic window:
- a CDS encoding AAA family ATPase, which translates to MFDRDFEWAELTRFAALPGPRATLGVVSGRRRQGKTFLLDAVTRARGGFMFTATETTETDALRQFGEALARHRDQPTPFRFTHWDEAVTELMRIADRGGPTIAVIDEFPFLAKASPALPSIIQRALDPAAQHTNTPVRLLLCGSALSFMGGLLAGNAPLRGRAGLELVVPTLDFRLAAEFWEITDPRTALLTHAIVGGTPAYRREFTQGDAPAGPHDFDAWVTRAVLNPARPLFREARYLLAEEPELHDTALYHSVLAAIAAGNAARGGIADYLGRKSTDLAHPLSVLQDVGMITHEADAFRRNRSAYRIAEPLIAFYHAVMRPAWGDLERPGRAPAVWRRAQSTFRSKVVGPHFEQVGREWARWHASPATHGGHVTKVGSGTVNDPAAKTSHEVDVAVHGETDSGREALLAIGEAKWNDVMGKGHLERLRHIRALLTARGTATDVTRLQFYSGTGFTNELRHLAENDPTIQLIDPVRLYQGD; encoded by the coding sequence ATGTTCGACCGCGACTTCGAGTGGGCCGAGCTGACCCGCTTCGCCGCCCTGCCCGGCCCGCGCGCCACCCTCGGCGTGGTCTCCGGCCGCCGCCGCCAGGGCAAGACCTTCCTCCTGGACGCCGTCACGCGGGCAAGAGGCGGCTTCATGTTCACCGCCACCGAGACCACCGAAACCGACGCCCTGCGCCAGTTCGGCGAAGCCCTCGCCCGCCACCGCGACCAGCCCACCCCGTTCCGCTTCACCCACTGGGACGAGGCCGTCACCGAGCTCATGCGCATCGCCGACAGGGGCGGCCCCACCATCGCGGTCATCGACGAGTTCCCCTTCCTCGCCAAGGCCTCCCCCGCCCTCCCCTCGATCATCCAGCGCGCCCTCGACCCCGCCGCCCAGCACACCAACACCCCCGTACGGCTCCTGCTGTGCGGCTCCGCCCTGTCCTTCATGGGCGGACTCCTCGCCGGCAACGCCCCGCTGCGCGGCCGCGCCGGCCTGGAACTCGTCGTCCCCACCCTGGACTTCCGCCTCGCCGCCGAGTTCTGGGAGATCACCGACCCGCGTACCGCACTGCTCACCCACGCCATCGTCGGCGGCACCCCCGCCTACCGCCGCGAGTTCACCCAGGGCGACGCCCCCGCCGGGCCCCACGACTTCGACGCCTGGGTCACCCGCGCCGTCCTCAATCCCGCCCGTCCGCTCTTCCGCGAGGCCCGCTACCTGCTCGCAGAGGAACCCGAACTCCACGACACCGCGCTCTACCACTCCGTCCTGGCCGCCATCGCCGCCGGAAACGCCGCACGCGGCGGCATCGCCGACTACCTCGGCCGCAAGTCCACCGACCTCGCCCACCCGCTCAGCGTCCTCCAGGACGTCGGCATGATCACGCACGAGGCCGACGCGTTCCGCCGCAACCGCTCCGCCTACCGCATCGCCGAACCTCTCATCGCCTTCTACCACGCGGTCATGCGCCCCGCCTGGGGCGATCTGGAACGCCCCGGACGCGCCCCCGCCGTCTGGCGCCGCGCCCAGTCCACCTTCCGCAGCAAGGTTGTCGGCCCGCACTTCGAACAGGTCGGCCGCGAATGGGCCCGCTGGCACGCGTCCCCCGCAACCCACGGCGGGCACGTCACAAAGGTGGGCAGCGGCACCGTCAACGATCCTGCCGCGAAGACCAGCCACGAAGTCGACGTCGCGGTCCATGGCGAGACCGACAGCGGCCGCGAAGCACTGCTCGCCATCGGCGAAGCCAAATGGAACGACGTCATGGGAAAGGGCCACCTCGAACGGCTCCGCCACATCCGTGCTCTCCTCACCGCGCGCGGCACCGCCACCGACGTCACCCGGCTGCAGTTCTACAGCGGCACCGGCTTCACAAACGAACTACGCCACCTCGCCGAGAACGACCCCACCATCCAGCTGATCGATCCAGTTCGCCTCTATCAAGGCGACTGA
- a CDS encoding ISL3 family transposase, with protein MKDVNELVQTVFSGLSPLVIADVVDEGERIVVRARTPRDTAVCPVCGAPSERVHGYHWRTVADLPVDERRVVVRVRVRRLVCPTRGCRHTFREQVPGVLDRYQRRTARLTRQIKAVVKELAGRAGARLLAILAVSLSRHTALRTLLRISLPTGRVPRVIGVDDFALRRRHRYATVIIDAETHERIDVLPDRTADTLEAWLRDHPGIEIVCRDGSATYAEAIRRALPDAVQVADRWHVWHNLCEAALSEVKAHSTCWAAVLDAPIYDGPRAQTTLERWHQVHGMLEKGVGLLECARRLQLALNTVKRYARAEKPERMLRVPKYRASLVDPYREHLRKRRAEDPSVPVKHLFEEIKALGFAGCLNLLHKYINQGRADADRSHISPRRLARMLLTRPDNLKAEQHELLAKLTAACPEMTQLAADIRDFAPLLAPHTDNADALTRWIAQVRAADLPHLHAFTRGLDRDIDAVIAGLTLPYSNGPTEGVNTKTKWIARQMHGRAGFTLLRHRILLG; from the coding sequence GTGAAGGATGTCAACGAGCTCGTGCAGACGGTCTTTTCGGGTCTGTCCCCGCTGGTCATCGCGGATGTGGTCGACGAAGGTGAGCGGATCGTGGTGCGGGCACGGACTCCGCGGGACACTGCGGTCTGCCCGGTGTGCGGGGCCCCGTCGGAACGCGTGCACGGCTATCACTGGCGGACAGTCGCGGACCTGCCGGTCGATGAACGACGGGTGGTGGTCCGTGTGCGGGTGCGGCGTCTGGTGTGTCCCACGCGCGGCTGCCGTCACACCTTCCGCGAACAGGTGCCCGGCGTCCTGGACCGGTACCAGCGACGCACCGCTCGTCTGACCAGGCAGATCAAGGCCGTGGTCAAGGAGTTAGCGGGCCGGGCCGGGGCACGTCTGCTGGCGATATTGGCGGTGAGCCTGTCGCGTCACACGGCCCTGCGCACCCTGCTGCGGATCTCGTTGCCCACCGGGCGGGTGCCCCGTGTGATCGGCGTCGACGACTTCGCCCTGCGCCGGCGGCACCGCTATGCCACCGTGATCATCGATGCCGAGACCCATGAGCGGATCGACGTGCTGCCCGACCGCACGGCCGACACCTTGGAGGCGTGGCTGCGCGACCATCCTGGCATCGAGATCGTGTGCCGCGACGGCTCAGCCACCTACGCCGAGGCGATCCGGCGCGCCCTGCCTGACGCGGTGCAGGTCGCGGACCGGTGGCATGTGTGGCACAACCTGTGCGAAGCCGCCTTGAGCGAGGTCAAGGCACACAGCACCTGCTGGGCCGCCGTGCTGGACGCGCCCATCTACGACGGGCCCCGTGCCCAGACCACCCTGGAACGCTGGCACCAGGTCCACGGCATGCTCGAGAAGGGTGTGGGCCTGCTCGAATGCGCCCGCCGTCTGCAGCTGGCCCTGAACACCGTCAAACGCTACGCGCGAGCCGAGAAGCCCGAGCGCATGCTCCGCGTCCCCAAATACCGCGCCAGCCTCGTCGACCCCTACCGCGAGCACCTGCGCAAACGCCGAGCCGAAGACCCCAGCGTCCCCGTCAAGCACCTCTTCGAAGAGATCAAAGCCCTCGGCTTCGCCGGCTGCCTCAACCTCCTGCATAAGTACATCAACCAAGGCCGCGCGGACGCCGACCGCAGCCACATCTCCCCACGCAGGCTCGCCCGGATGCTGCTGACCAGGCCCGACAACCTCAAGGCCGAGCAACACGAGCTCCTGGCCAAGCTCACCGCCGCCTGCCCCGAGATGACCCAACTGGCTGCAGATATCAGGGACTTCGCCCCACTCCTTGCGCCTCACACCGACAATGCCGATGCGCTCACGCGCTGGATCGCCCAAGTCCGAGCAGCCGACCTGCCCCATCTACATGCCTTCACCCGAGGCCTGGACCGGGACATCGACGCCGTGATCGCCGGGCTCACGCTTCCGTACAGCAACGGCCCCACCGAGGGCGTCAACACCAAGACCAAATGGATCGCACGCCAGATGCACGGACGAGCAGGCTTCACCTTGCTTCGGCACCGCATCCTCCTCGGATAG
- a CDS encoding helix-turn-helix domain-containing protein: MLNAARLRRGWRLREAARPLGLSACYLLDVEAGLCRPSRAVAGLLADGLQLNDAARAHLFAGGDAADLGHPAGRAARLRGPGAAPRCWVVTPFVAASSTGAPTHGPRTVLVRGRWSARDLGGVRGDSERTR; this comes from the coding sequence ATGCTGAACGCGGCCAGGCTCCGGCGCGGTTGGCGGTTACGCGAAGCCGCACGGCCGCTCGGCCTGTCCGCTTGCTACCTGCTCGACGTGGAAGCCGGACTGTGCCGGCCGTCGCGCGCGGTCGCCGGACTGCTCGCCGACGGACTGCAGCTCAACGACGCCGCGCGTGCCCACCTGTTCGCCGGCGGCGATGCCGCGGACCTCGGCCACCCCGCGGGGCGCGCAGCCCGACTCAGAGGACCAGGAGCCGCGCCGAGGTGCTGGGTTGTGACCCCGTTCGTTGCGGCGTCTTCGACTGGAGCCCCCACGCACGGGCCTCGCACTGTGCTGGTTCGTGGGCGGTGGTCGGCACGTGATCTCGGCGGGGTGAGAGGCGACAGTGAGCGGACACGATGA
- a CDS encoding sigma-70 family RNA polymerase sigma factor, translating into MLSHRESLLKVARRRSMNVDDAEDAVHEAMVRAAENANVDDARLGAWLTSVTIRLCVDRYRQINREAEVHARSARAAAGPATVEEAVCDQAEAKWLAGHSADLPLRQAEVLSLRAQGFDLAQISQRTGLSYQAVRSLLARARRALRAVLAATLVLAVWVWRGRPRVVKEAAQTAALASVAVTLTVAGLALTAPSEAETEEAPLSRRPYVTHLPAGAGPSAGRRESIPSETALSGLPVGLGDGPVSPTAVGPLPPASAAPSNLQGTVLPALPTLPALPTLPALPALPEGPELALPTAPDVSAVVPSRLPVPPLDPSGPVGSIEPGRALATLLPDR; encoded by the coding sequence GTGCTGAGCCACCGTGAGTCCTTGCTGAAGGTGGCGCGACGGCGGTCTATGAATGTGGATGACGCCGAGGACGCGGTACACGAAGCCATGGTCCGTGCGGCGGAAAACGCCAACGTGGATGACGCCCGGCTGGGCGCGTGGCTGACATCGGTGACGATACGGCTGTGCGTCGACCGGTACCGGCAGATCAACCGCGAGGCCGAGGTTCACGCCCGTTCGGCGCGCGCCGCGGCCGGACCCGCCACGGTGGAGGAGGCGGTGTGCGACCAGGCGGAGGCGAAGTGGCTTGCCGGCCACAGCGCGGACCTTCCGCTACGCCAGGCGGAGGTGCTGAGCCTGAGGGCGCAGGGCTTTGACCTCGCACAGATTTCGCAGCGCACGGGACTCAGCTACCAGGCGGTTCGGTCGCTTCTGGCCAGGGCCCGCAGGGCGCTCCGCGCCGTACTGGCGGCGACACTGGTTCTCGCCGTCTGGGTGTGGCGCGGGCGGCCGCGAGTGGTGAAGGAAGCCGCGCAGACAGCCGCGCTGGCGTCCGTGGCGGTGACCCTGACGGTGGCGGGACTGGCCCTGACCGCACCTTCCGAAGCGGAGACCGAGGAGGCTCCGCTTTCGCGGCGTCCGTACGTAACGCATCTCCCCGCCGGTGCGGGGCCCTCAGCGGGGCGCAGAGAATCGATTCCGTCCGAGACGGCCTTGTCCGGTCTTCCCGTCGGGCTCGGGGACGGTCCGGTGTCGCCGACGGCCGTGGGCCCCCTGCCGCCGGCGTCCGCGGCACCGTCGAACCTGCAGGGCACTGTTCTGCCCGCCCTGCCAACCCTGCCCGCCCTGCCAACCCTGCCCGCCCTGCCGGCCCTGCCGGAAGGGCCCGAACTGGCTCTGCCGACGGCGCCGGACGTGTCCGCCGTAGTCCCGTCCCGGCTGCCGGTTCCGCCGCTCGACCCATCGGGTCCGGTCGGCTCGATCGAGCCGGGCCGTGCGCTTGCCACGCTGCTGCCGGACCGCTGA
- a CDS encoding MmpS family transport accessory protein, whose translation MAPARDAHRTRWFLWSLGALLLATAGGAAVIAAVGGPEDPSPEERARQALQPARHTVTYQVTSPGSTSALITYRADGVNNDKSVDNAKLPWKKQIAITAGPGAAVAQVMATGGKAGSVSCSIRIDGRIVDRQTAKGQFTDVSCSSVVQPGG comes from the coding sequence ATGGCTCCCGCACGAGACGCTCACCGCACCAGGTGGTTCCTCTGGTCGCTCGGCGCCCTGCTGCTCGCCACTGCCGGCGGTGCCGCCGTCATCGCGGCCGTCGGCGGCCCAGAAGACCCAAGCCCTGAGGAGCGCGCGCGGCAGGCTCTCCAGCCCGCGCGGCACACGGTCACCTACCAGGTCACGAGCCCCGGCTCGACGTCAGCGCTGATCACCTACCGGGCGGACGGCGTCAACAACGACAAGAGCGTGGACAACGCCAAGCTCCCGTGGAAGAAGCAGATCGCCATCACGGCCGGACCCGGGGCGGCTGTGGCGCAGGTGATGGCGACGGGCGGGAAGGCAGGGTCGGTATCCTGCTCCATTCGCATCGACGGCCGGATCGTCGACAGGCAGACCGCCAAGGGCCAGTTCACCGATGTGTCCTGCTCAAGTGTCGTGCAGCCTGGCGGGTGA
- a CDS encoding cupredoxin domain-containing protein, with product MHILNAPRRRPSRGRLRRPWTTRAVAGAVALALSGFVLAMTAPAASAATHSVSIRNLQYNPASINVAVGDSVTWSNDDSVIHSVTGGPLNSPDLDPGENYSFTFTSAGTFDYRCKFHPDMTGTVVVGGSSSPSPTPTSSSSPTPTSAPTGTSSPAPSGGTGGGDGEGGGPVGVGPLPVSFHLTDNQNAWFDTNTNLFGGRALAVAEMPRVPLSSTTSSLPGLNLDGLPLIGEATGDGGLLGDDALGALNGDLSGLDEFDYDGSDAPLIGDLGVDPLKLLGLDSTKDAIGKVLPDGDPRAEKAAMLLDQLSDEMKDKPANAPTTLDDLPVGVELLPLLEDIQKYAETNDVELPVTANFDISAPAAASAHTVTGLIWPDGAKGFPFDQGGAFVGKTSVQLTEPGLYAFACKVHPFMLGATVVDDPLTPGLDFGKKLRVNSRSLNVPSNADIIAELVQKFFNITVPANWQRYSDTEATQWDPSYPPAPILMSTSDGKQELVPSLDAYLKNKFNTPKTLPAANQKPSVPGVGEVWVDTQFEKFEGKSKPGAATKIDASDWTVERKVALPQINMNNPHNMWTDRDEKYIYQTEWFNDKLDVFDRKTGEFVRQIKVGPDPSHVMTRTDTDQLHVALNGGGAVMELAPGGTGVDRRIPVQGTGEKIAHPHAHWMSGDAKHMVTPNVNTYDSTVVDIPTGGIRKEKTGELPIATGMTPDGAKAYEANFLGGSVSCISLKEDACVDGGTKTHYKEIDLWGDYDPVKGATGDFGGLPIQLPVAPDGSALLVANTLTSNITVIDPKTDKIVKYLPCDAGCHGINFGAKKGGGYYGYVSSKFSNAMSVVDVDPNNDGNISDAKVVGRMLLTGDDNTKMDDKITGYAGMGGQGVLAVPLVYNGWAQRVPSNAVNDQLTCRQRNPIDYESKCS from the coding sequence ATGCACATTCTCAATGCGCCACGCAGGCGCCCGTCCAGGGGGCGGCTACGCCGGCCCTGGACGACGCGTGCTGTGGCGGGTGCCGTGGCGCTCGCCTTGAGCGGGTTCGTCTTGGCCATGACCGCTCCCGCGGCTTCCGCGGCGACTCACTCGGTCTCGATCAGGAATCTGCAGTACAACCCGGCCAGCATCAACGTAGCGGTCGGCGACTCCGTGACCTGGTCGAATGACGACAGCGTCATCCACAGCGTGACCGGGGGACCGCTGAACTCACCCGACCTCGATCCGGGGGAGAACTACTCCTTCACCTTCACGTCGGCCGGGACCTTCGACTACCGCTGCAAGTTCCACCCGGACATGACCGGCACTGTGGTCGTCGGCGGGTCGTCGTCGCCCTCGCCGACCCCGACCAGCAGCTCCAGCCCGACGCCGACGTCGGCTCCCACGGGCACCAGCTCCCCGGCGCCCTCGGGCGGTACGGGCGGCGGTGACGGTGAGGGCGGTGGCCCGGTCGGCGTCGGGCCCCTGCCCGTCTCCTTCCACCTCACCGACAACCAGAACGCGTGGTTCGACACGAACACCAACCTGTTCGGCGGTCGTGCCCTTGCGGTGGCCGAGATGCCGCGCGTACCGCTCAGCAGCACCACGTCCAGCCTTCCGGGGCTGAACCTTGACGGCCTCCCCCTGATAGGTGAGGCGACCGGCGACGGCGGCCTGCTCGGTGACGACGCCCTCGGTGCGCTCAACGGCGACCTTTCCGGCCTCGACGAGTTCGACTACGACGGCTCGGACGCACCGCTGATCGGCGACCTCGGGGTCGACCCGCTGAAGCTGCTGGGTCTGGACTCGACCAAGGACGCCATCGGCAAGGTCCTGCCCGATGGCGACCCCCGCGCCGAGAAGGCGGCCATGCTGCTCGACCAGCTGTCCGACGAGATGAAGGACAAGCCGGCGAACGCGCCGACCACGCTGGACGACCTGCCGGTCGGCGTCGAGCTGCTCCCGCTTCTGGAGGACATCCAGAAGTACGCCGAGACCAACGACGTCGAGCTCCCGGTCACGGCGAACTTCGACATCTCGGCTCCCGCCGCTGCCTCGGCGCACACCGTCACCGGCCTCATCTGGCCGGACGGAGCGAAGGGCTTCCCCTTCGACCAGGGCGGCGCCTTCGTCGGCAAGACCAGCGTCCAGCTGACCGAGCCGGGCCTGTACGCCTTCGCATGCAAGGTGCACCCGTTCATGCTCGGTGCGACCGTCGTCGACGACCCGCTCACCCCGGGCCTGGACTTCGGCAAGAAGCTCCGCGTCAACAGCCGTTCGTTGAACGTGCCGTCCAACGCCGACATCATCGCCGAGCTGGTGCAGAAGTTCTTCAACATCACGGTTCCGGCCAACTGGCAGCGGTACAGCGACACCGAGGCCACGCAGTGGGACCCGTCCTACCCGCCGGCGCCGATCCTGATGAGCACCAGCGACGGCAAGCAGGAGCTCGTCCCCAGCCTGGACGCGTACCTGAAGAACAAGTTCAACACGCCGAAGACCCTCCCCGCCGCGAACCAGAAGCCCAGCGTTCCGGGCGTCGGTGAGGTCTGGGTGGACACCCAGTTCGAGAAGTTCGAGGGCAAGTCCAAGCCGGGTGCGGCCACCAAGATCGACGCCTCCGACTGGACCGTCGAGCGCAAGGTCGCGCTGCCCCAGATCAACATGAACAACCCGCACAACATGTGGACGGACCGCGACGAAAAGTACATCTACCAAACCGAGTGGTTCAACGACAAGCTGGACGTCTTCGACCGCAAGACCGGTGAGTTCGTCCGGCAGATCAAGGTCGGCCCCGACCCGTCCCACGTCATGACCAGGACGGACACTGATCAGCTGCATGTCGCCCTCAACGGCGGTGGCGCGGTCATGGAGCTGGCGCCGGGCGGCACCGGTGTCGACCGGCGTATTCCCGTCCAGGGCACGGGTGAGAAGATCGCCCACCCGCACGCCCACTGGATGAGCGGCGACGCCAAGCACATGGTCACGCCGAACGTGAACACCTACGACTCGACCGTCGTGGACATTCCGACCGGCGGCATCCGCAAGGAGAAGACCGGCGAGCTGCCGATCGCGACCGGCATGACGCCGGACGGCGCCAAGGCGTACGAGGCCAACTTCCTTGGTGGTTCCGTCTCGTGTATTTCCCTCAAGGAGGACGCGTGCGTCGACGGCGGCACGAAGACCCACTACAAGGAGATCGACCTGTGGGGCGACTACGACCCGGTCAAGGGTGCCACGGGTGACTTCGGTGGTCTGCCGATCCAGCTGCCGGTCGCCCCGGACGGCAGTGCCCTCCTGGTGGCGAACACCCTGACGTCGAACATCACGGTGATCGACCCCAAGACGGACAAGATCGTGAAGTACCTCCCTTGTGACGCCGGGTGCCACGGCATCAACTTCGGCGCCAAGAAGGGCGGAGGCTACTACGGCTACGTCTCGAGCAAGTTCTCGAACGCCATGTCCGTCGTCGACGTCGACCCGAACAACGACGGCAACATCTCGGACGCCAAGGTCGTCGGCCGGATGCTCCTGACCGGTGACGACAACACCAAGATGGACGACAAGATCACCGGCTATGCCGGCATGGGCGGTCAGGGTGTTCTCGCGGTCCCGCTGGTCTACAACGGCTGGGCTCAGCGCGTGCCCAGCAACGCGGTCAACGACCAGCTGACCTGCCGTCAGCGCAACCCGATCGACTACGAGAGCAAGTGCTCGTAG
- a CDS encoding multicopper oxidase family protein codes for MESPDPAYPPPAGPRRTFRLSHVLASSAAFFAVIGLTSFAPVLMKQLAPEAPHRPNPSAVGAPGEAKDLGDGTQLAPYEVVDGVKVFKLHAAPVSWETAPGKVREAYAFNGIVPGPVIRVNEGDPVRIVVENDLPEPTSVHWHGMDLPNSQDGVPGLTQPEIEPGESYTYEWKAISPGTHWYHSHMHGEQEGKGLYGSLEVVPRTGDIQADRDYRIMIGDGPLGFVFNGKSFPATERLSARVGEKVRIRLIGTGPEMIHPIHLHSGHFTVVAQDGRPLPVPQEMDTLNVGVGQTYDIVWTPTRTGKWMIHCHIFSHSETHEGMAGLVSIFQVDPAVVSVPDLPLID; via the coding sequence ATGGAATCTCCCGACCCCGCGTACCCTCCACCGGCCGGACCCCGCCGCACGTTCCGCCTCTCCCACGTCCTGGCGTCGAGCGCCGCGTTCTTCGCCGTCATCGGCCTGACCTCCTTCGCCCCCGTCCTCATGAAGCAGTTGGCTCCCGAGGCTCCGCACCGGCCGAACCCGTCCGCGGTCGGGGCGCCCGGCGAGGCCAAGGACCTCGGGGACGGCACCCAACTGGCGCCCTACGAGGTCGTCGACGGGGTCAAGGTCTTCAAGCTCCACGCGGCGCCCGTCTCCTGGGAGACCGCGCCGGGCAAGGTCCGCGAGGCATACGCCTTCAACGGCATCGTCCCCGGCCCGGTGATCCGCGTGAACGAGGGCGACCCGGTCCGCATCGTCGTCGAGAACGATCTGCCCGAGCCGACATCCGTGCACTGGCACGGCATGGACCTGCCCAACAGTCAGGACGGCGTACCCGGTCTCACGCAGCCCGAGATCGAGCCCGGCGAGAGCTACACCTACGAGTGGAAGGCGATCAGCCCGGGAACCCACTGGTACCACTCGCACATGCACGGCGAGCAGGAAGGCAAGGGACTCTACGGATCCCTTGAGGTCGTGCCGAGGACCGGCGACATCCAGGCCGACCGTGACTACCGCATCATGATCGGCGACGGCCCGCTGGGCTTCGTGTTCAACGGCAAGAGCTTCCCGGCGACCGAGCGCCTCAGCGCCCGTGTGGGCGAGAAGGTCCGTATCCGTCTGATAGGCACCGGCCCGGAGATGATCCACCCGATCCACCTGCACAGCGGCCACTTCACGGTGGTGGCGCAGGACGGCCGGCCGCTGCCCGTCCCGCAGGAGATGGACACGCTGAACGTCGGCGTGGGACAGACCTACGACATCGTCTGGACACCCACCAGGACGGGCAAGTGGATGATCCACTGCCACATCTTCTCGCACTCGGAGACCCACGAGGGCATGGCGGGACTCGTCTCCATCTTCCAGGTCGACCCGGCGGTCGTCTCCGTACCGGACCTGCCCCTCATCGACTGA
- a CDS encoding YcnI family protein, whose product MISRAPGHPSGRRLSAAAVAGAAAVVLLAAPGAFAHVSVNPGTAEPGGFTKAAFRVPNERDGDSTVRVEIAFPAEHPLGHVSVQPVPGWKATVKKERLKQPIVDGDHEITEAVTSVLWEGGTIRPGEFQEFPLSLGPLPEDAPELVFKAVQTYSDGEVVRWIDVPEKGAAEPEHPAPVLALKSTAPVAAAAPVAARNPDEPDRAPATDTVSRLLGGSGLAVGLAALGWVAAGRRRTTARPSAQAERQEEIAA is encoded by the coding sequence ATGATTTCCCGCGCTCCCGGGCATCCGTCCGGCCGCCGCCTGTCGGCCGCGGCCGTCGCCGGAGCCGCCGCCGTCGTTCTCCTCGCCGCGCCCGGTGCCTTCGCCCACGTCTCCGTCAACCCGGGGACGGCCGAGCCCGGCGGTTTCACCAAGGCCGCCTTCCGGGTGCCGAACGAGCGGGATGGCGACTCCACCGTGCGTGTGGAGATAGCCTTCCCGGCCGAGCACCCCCTGGGGCATGTGTCGGTCCAGCCCGTTCCCGGCTGGAAGGCGACGGTGAAGAAGGAGCGGCTGAAGCAGCCGATCGTGGACGGTGACCACGAGATCACCGAGGCGGTCACGTCCGTCCTGTGGGAGGGCGGCACCATCCGGCCAGGGGAGTTCCAGGAGTTCCCCCTGTCCCTGGGGCCGCTTCCCGAGGACGCCCCCGAGCTGGTCTTCAAGGCGGTGCAGACCTACTCGGACGGCGAGGTGGTGCGCTGGATCGACGTCCCGGAGAAGGGCGCGGCCGAGCCCGAGCACCCCGCACCGGTGCTCGCACTGAAGAGCACCGCACCGGTCGCGGCGGCGGCACCGGTCGCGGCCAGGAACCCGGACGAGCCGGACCGGGCGCCCGCCACCGACACGGTGTCGCGGCTGCTCGGCGGCAGCGGGCTGGCCGTCGGCCTCGCCGCCCTCGGCTGGGTGGCGGCCGGGCGGCGGCGGACCACCGCGAGGCCGTCCGCCCAGGCGGAGAGGCAGGAAGAGATCGCGGCCTGA